A stretch of Rhododendron vialii isolate Sample 1 chromosome 4a, ASM3025357v1 DNA encodes these proteins:
- the LOC131323380 gene encoding sodium/calcium exchanger NCL-like — translation MHNNRPCLLSLLLLLLCAVVAHGRLISDGGLHQPPELLRLKPSAAASSCDQTYGFMPCTTTVLGNLFLILAYGYLMYLGATYLSSGSEMLLEILGPGIIGGLFLPILGALPDAMLILVSGLSGSTVTAQSQVSVGMGLLAGSTVMLLTVIWGTCVVVGKCDLQDSLAIDGKDTVGFSLTGSGVSTDIWTSYAARIMAVSVVPFLIVQLPQLMSSTSGRHLAVLIALVVSLLLLIAYCVYQVFQPSIQRRKLEYAKRKHVMSGVLRHLRKHALGRLRRDDGKPNEEVIKMLFNSIDGSNDGYISATEMRAFIVGVQFDEVNLDQDDAINKVMSDFDTSHDGRIDFLEFVNGISKWLGEAKSSGVDSHDAGPDTIKYLDHFHLQTKREHDRLGDQSLMDQSNEMVEGFEKPKWTSIKAALLLLLGTLIAAAFADPLVDAVDNFSDATSIPSFFISFIVLPLATNSSESVSAIIFASRKRRRSASLTFSELYGAATMNNLLCLAVFLALVYVRDLTWDFSAEVLVIVVVCLVMGAFASFRTTFPLWTSFVAFLLYPFSLALVYVLDYIVGWS, via the exons ATGCATAATAACAGACCatgcctcctctctctcctcctcctcctcctctgcgCCGTCGTCGCCCACGGCCGTCTCATCTCCGACGGGGGCCTCCACCAGCCGCCCGAACTCCTCCGCCTCAAACCCTCCGCCGCTGCCTCCTCCTGCGACCAGACGTACGGGTTCATGCCCTGCACCACCACTGTACTGGGAAACCTCTTCCTAATCCTCGCCTACGGCTACCTAATGTACCTCGGCGCCACCTACTTGTCTAGCGGGAGTGAGATGTTGCTCGAGATTCTAGGGCCCGGTATCATCGGCGGCCTCTTCCTTCCCATTCTCGGCGCTCTTCCCGATGCCATGCTCATTCTCG TATCTGGACTCTCTGGAAGTACAGTAACTGCTCAAAGTCAGGTCTCTGTGGGAATGGGCTTGCTAGCTGGGTCCACAGTCATGCTCCTAACAGTAATTTGGGGAACTTGTGTTGTCGTTGGGAAGTGTGACCTCCAGGATTCACTTGCAATAGATGGAAAAGATACAGTGGGATTTAGCTTAACTG GCTCTGGTGTCAGTACTGACATCTGGACTAGCTATGCTGCCAGAATAATGGCTGTATCTGTAGTCCCGTTTCTCATTGTCCAATTACCACAACTCATGAGCTCAACTTCTGGAAGGCACTTGGCAGTTTTGATTGCACTCGTTGTCTCTCTCTTGCTGCTGATTGCATATTGCGTCTATCag GTTTTCCAGCCCTCGATACAAAGGAGAAAACTTGAATATGCAAAGCGTAAGCATGTGATGTCGGGAGTTCTACGGCATTTAAGGAAGCATGCGCTAGGAAGGCTTCGCAGAGACGATGGTAAACCTAATGAAGAAGTTATAAAGAT GCTTTTTAATTCAATTGACGGGAGTAATGATGGGTACATTTCAGCCACTGAAATGAGAGCTTTTATAGTGGGTGTACAGTTTGATGAGGTTAACTTGGATCAGGATGATGCTATTAATAAAGTGATGAGTGATTTTGACACGTCTCATGACGGGCGAATTGATTTTCTTGAGTTTGTCAATGGAATCTCAAAATGGCTTGGAGAGGCGAAGAGCTCTGGGGTTGATTCTCATGATGCTGGCCCTGACACGATTAAATATCTGGACCACTTCCATCTG CAAACGAAGAGAGAGCACGATCGTTTGGGGGATCAAAGCTTGATGGATCAAAGCAATGAAATGGTCGAGGGCTTTGAAAAACCTAAGTGGACCTCTATTAAAGCAgctttgttgttgttgctggGGACTCTCATTGCAGCAGCATTCGCAGATCCTTTGGTAGATGCGGTTGATAATTTCTCCGATGCCACAAGCATTCCTTCTTTCTTCATCTCATTTATTGTGCTTCCTTTGGCTACCAACTCCAGTGAGTCGGTATCAGCAATTATATTTGCTAGCCGGAAAAGGCGGAGATCTGCCTCCTTAACTTTCTCCGAG TTATATGGGGCAGCAACAATGAACAACCTCCTTTGCTTAGCAGTCTTCTTAGCGTTGGTTTACGTCAGGGACTTGACTTGGGACTTCTCAGCAGAAGTTCTGGTCATTGTTGTTGTTTGCCTTGTGATGGGTGCATTCGCCAGCTTCCGCACCACCTTCCCTCTCTGGACATCTTTCGTGGCGTTTCTCCTGTATCCGTTTTCCCTGGCACTGGTATATGTTCTTGACTATATTGTTGGCTGGTCATAG
- the LOC131323382 gene encoding uncharacterized protein LOC131323382, with product MAQQEHSHRCGNSNSSGGGFSGGGGSGSNRSSKKLKQKKVPQRGLGVAQLEKIRLEEQQKKGGATFPPNSLVSPTNSSCLAVGQCAPTNFRQTPSPFPVPSPPPPPPTDLSSPNSVFRPSSSIPNTDPLHLTPLPLPSPPNDGGGGIRYPAIPGSGHGNWPRLWNGEYNLERESHRLDQTGFPVRSNMDSPYESHPIWPPPSFIQKAQQFQQQPSSSAMVNVSLGTSTSSVMEPPSNQSFYSNYYTPMWPEEDKMVGTNKRTYPFSRDNQSGPSFPCKFPPTNVPPIARRDVSGSNFMRGTDNAEPTYPSFRESPSSSTLVSEPYPKNVAIENGGNGDHMNGDFLTLATPTTALAPHSHRKHNFSSANPTPPSRELSEFECLPYQGNGDQSHEPGPSGSATPKRPFYSFFPSAKLQTGQETSALSSCNEKVGRNLDLNLKL from the exons ATGGCTCAACAAGAACATAGCCATAGGTGCGGCAATAGCAATAGTAGTGGTGGCGGTTttagcggcggcggcggcagtggTAGCAACCGATCTTCAAAAAAGTTGAAGCAAAAAAAGGTCCCACAAAGAGGACTAGGTGTTGCTCAGCTTGAGAAGATTAGATTAGaggaacaacaaaagaaaggtGGTGCCACTTTTCCACCCAATTCCCTTGTATCACCAACAAATTCTTCATGCTTAGCAGTTGGCCAGTGTGCTCCCACCAATTTCAGGCAAACACCTTCACCATTTCCAGTCCCTTCGcctccccctcctccaccaACAGATCTTTCTTCCCCAAATTCTGTTTTTAGACCTTCCTCGTCCATTCCCAACACAGATCCTTTACACCTAACTCCTCTTCCATTACCAAGCCCACCAAATGATGGAGGAGGGGGGATACGGTATCCGGCGATCCCGGGTTCTGGGCATGGTAACTGGCCTAGGTTGTGGAATGGTGAGTACAACCTTGAAAGGGAGAGTCATAGGTTGGATCAAACTGGATTCCCGGTTCGGTCAAATATGGATTCACCCTATGAATCTCACCCCATTTGGCCTCCCCCAAGTTTCATACAAAAGGCACAGCAATTTCAGCAGCAACCTTCCTCTTCAGCAATG GTGAACGTCTCATTAGGGACTTCAACATCCTCTGTAATGGAGCCCCCTTCAAACCAAAGCTTTTATAGCAACTACTACACTCCAATGTGGCCCGAGGAAGACAAG ATGGTTGGCACTAATAAGAGGACATATCCCTTCTCTAGAGACAATCAATCTGGCCCCTCTTTCCCTTGCAAATTTCCTCCCACCAATGTTCCTCCCATTGCTAGACGAGATGTATCAGGCTCGAATTTCATGAGAGGCACAGACAATGCTGAACCCACCTACCCAAGTTTCAG AGAATCCCCTTCAAGCTCAACTCTCGTGTCTGAGCCGTATCCAAAGAATGTAGCAATAGAAAATGGAGGAAATGGGGATCATATGAATGGAGATTTCCTCACATTAGCTACTCCTACAACAGCTCTGGCACCCCATTCTCATCGGAAGCATAACTTCTCTTCAGCAAACCCAACCCCACCTAGCCGAGAATTATCAGAATTCGAATGTCTACCATATCAA GGAAATGGTGATCAAAGTCATGAGCCAGGACCTAGTGGATCGGCAACCCCAAAACGGCCTTTCTACAGCTTCTTTCCATCGGCAAAGCTGCAAACAGGCCAAGAAACATCAGCTCTTAGCAGCTGCAATGAGAAAGTAGGGAGAAACCTTGACCTAAATCTGAAGTTGTGA